TCCAAACGCAGGGTACGCAACCCCTCTTGGGGCGGTGTTCCGCCTATGACACGTAGAAATCCTTCTTCATCTATCAGTCGCTGGAAGGCCCCGGTATTGGCCACAGTTATGCTTACTAGATCATTTAGTGCCACGGACCAAGGCGTCTCGTATTGGTGCGTGTGGCTATAAATGAATACGCGCATGGCGCGGAACTGCAATTGCCTCGCTCGAAAATGCCGACTCAGAATCTGTGCCTTGGCCAGAAACAAATACTGGCCCGATTGACCGAGTTCAGGGTCCGCACAGAGCGGCTTTCCCTGATCGGCAACCAGATCGCACAGGTGCAGAATGGCCTCATCAGGCAGGCTGGAAATACTCTTCGCCATCGCGGCGAGTTCGGCCTTGACGGTTTCTGCGTTGCCCCCGCCCGCTTTTATCTGGTTGCTTAATTCGTCATCGGGTGGCAATGCCTTCAGAAACAGATCAGCCCCGAGCGTACGCGCGACCGTAGTACTCCACTCCCGCTTGTCGATCGCGTCTGGGCCAAGGAAAGCTGCGCGCTGCTTAGGGGACGTCTCCCAGAGGTTGAAAAAGATAAAGCGTGCGATGTCTTTCGCGGAGCCCCAAAATCCGCGATCCGCGGCTCGATAACGCGCCCCCGCGCTCTCCGGGCTCAGGTTGTCGATGACTGGATACGTCTCTTCCTGCTCATTGAAGAGTCTCTGCACGAAGAGCTCTCCCCATGGCCGAATGACGTATTCGACTCCGCCTTCTCGCCGAACGATGTGCGGCCACTGTTCGTACCGGTTGACATCCATCCCGATCTGATGACCGTGCTCTGCGACGATCCGCTCGTCAGGTGAGGTCCAAATGCCGCTTTCGACCAAGTTGATGCGGCCGCTCGTTACGTTTAGCACCTCTCCGAGTGGCCGCCATACGCGCTCGTAGCGCAATGTGGCGTCGTGGTTGCCCGGCACGACATGCAATCGGTTCTCCCCCCGCTCGGCGAAAGCGCGTAGAATACTCAGGGAGTCGGAATGGGCAGCC
This genomic stretch from Bradyrhizobium sp. CCGB12 harbors:
- a CDS encoding metallophosphoesterase, giving the protein MISRPDFAACLSLLVGLLLFSTTTVTQSQPTGQRTSPDEPAIAITPYRTPPAGSRYLVFISDLHFGVGRRPDGSWDPTEDFRWPKALDGFLQEVSRRGRDQVDLVIVGDFLELWQPPASIPCKGTSADLGCTLDEMEALSRLVVAAHSDSLSILRAFAERGENRLHVVPGNHDATLRYERVWRPLGEVLNVTSGRINLVESGIWTSPDERIVAEHGHQIGMDVNRYEQWPHIVRREGGVEYVIRPWGELFVQRLFNEQEETYPVIDNLSPESAGARYRAADRGFWGSAKDIARFIFFNLWETSPKQRAAFLGPDAIDKREWSTTVARTLGADLFLKALPPDDELSNQIKAGGGNAETVKAELAAMAKSISSLPDEAILHLCDLVADQGKPLCADPELGQSGQYLFLAKAQILSRHFRARQLQFRAMRVFIYSHTHQYETPWSVALNDLVSITVANTGAFQRLIDEEGFLRVIGGTPPQEGLRTLRLEQLPPCYTAVIVADANSNPEAYAWHMPEDGIGALVTAENGRCR